The window TGGTTAGATTATTTGACATTTCCTAAATTTAGAAGCTACAATCATTTTTGGCAAGCTTCTGTTTTGGATTGGCAAAAAAGCAGCTTCTCTATTTTTAAAACCTTTCAATGATAAGATGCGTACTTTCCGACTTTAATAACATGTTTTTAACCTTTTCGATCAAGTTGACACCAATTTCGGTttgatttttgcaatttttatttaaagatcaACCCTTGAGTCCCCACCTCAATCTCGACCATCACAGCACTTGTCGTAAATGATCTTGGAGGTGCAGGCTGAGATGGTCTCGTCAAAGAAATGGTCGAAATGGCAggtctcctcctccacctGCTTGTTGTCCACACAGCGGATGTAGTTGTGGCAGTTATTGGTGCTACTGGCCACTATGCTTGTGCCGCGTCCGTCGCACCTGTTGTGGGTGCAGACCACCGTGTTAGCCTTGCCACACACCTGGAGATCCTCATCAAAGAAGTAGCCCTCGGGGCACTGCATCCAGATGGGGTCCAGATCGGCCACAATTTCTAGAGCCTTGCACAGAAAGTAGCCGCGGCAAGTGGCACCATCCGACTTATAAACCGCAGTTTTGCTGGCGGAGCAAACGTTCAGCTTGGAGTGGGAGGCGCAATCGATCTTGTTGGGCTCCACGCAACTGCCGCTCTCCACGTCGAAATACTTTCGGTTCTTAGAGTCGATGCAACTATTTAAAACGTGGTTTCCATTTTTACATTCGTAGTAGTAAGCGCAATCGTCGTCCTTACGGAATTTGGTCTTATCGGGCAGGATCTAGAAATTTTAAGCCGTTAGGATAGCTCATCCTTTAATAAACTTTTAAATCACCTACTTCGCAAATGTTGTTCACATCGACACAATTGGAGTCTAGTCCATGCAGACAACTCTGCGATGTCTCCTCGAAATGCTGGCCAACAGGACACATTCCCGCGAGGGAAACACCATCGCTGCAGTAAAAGTACTTGTGGCACTCCGTGGGATCTGATACCCAGACTCCGTCCTTTCCCTCGCATCGATTGCCGCAATACAGGTGGCTATTTTCCAATGTTTCCACGCACTTTGACTTGTTGGAGTCGAATGACTGGTCGGATGGACAGGTCTTGAGGGTACCCTCGCCATCGAAGCACTCGATGTACTGGTGACAGGTACCAGGTTTACGGATTAGAGTGCCATTTTTGAAGAGTCGGCACAGCTCCTCGTAGTCTCCGGCAGATGAGGCAGCCGAGAAACTGGCTAGACATGCCAACAGCGCCAAAATAatgccaatattctggggttctacaaaataataaataaataaatcaaataatattaataataatccGACTGATTAATATAATACCACCCACTTGAAACTAATTTATGATTTATAGCTCTTCAAAGATAAGAAATGTTTCCAAGACGCAAACAGAGTGCCTTTTAATTCATAGATTAGTTTTATGATTAAACAAGTTAACCAAATAGTCTAGTAGGATTATTGAATCTTATACTATAATGtcaattgattttatttaatataatcaATTGATTCTGTATTAACCCTAAAAATTAGGAGTAAAAAATATCAAACTTAAGGCTTTTTTTATAagctttcttgttttaaaaatatctataGTCTTAAAAAAATGTCTTTTAGTGTAAAAACCCAGTTGATAAAACTTACTCATCATGGCTGATTGTTTGGGGAAATTGGTTCAATTTGCTGCAGAACAGATCGCGTTGTTTGATGTGGCCTCGGGAACTAATTGCTCCAGACTAAATAGAGTTTCTTGAATGGTTAaagtttatattatttttggctACTGTTTTAGGTGTTTTCCGTTTTGGCTGATATGGCGCTTTATTGCCCCAATGCCTGCAAATCTTATCGAAATTTGGAATACTACGTAAGCTCCCTCAAGTGTTTAATATTCTGTGATTCAAATCAGGGCATCTGTCAGTATAATAATGCCCAACAATGGACTATCCTATCGACTTCTGACGTTTGTCTCTTGATTCAGGCCAGTGGGGCGAAGGTATAACTGGTTAATGAGCTCTTAACTCTTTATTGGTTGCTAATTGATtgaacaataaaaatattaatcgCTTATCAGCAGTCACAAGCTACTAGACCGTAAATATGACAAAATGATAAAGCTACCCACCATTTTAATGTCggtttttttgggaaaaatcaGAGTTTTCGAAAACATTGATTGGGTTCTACAAATAAGACAG of the Drosophila ananassae strain 14024-0371.13 chromosome 2R, ASM1763931v2, whole genome shotgun sequence genome contains:
- the LOC6507937 gene encoding peritrophin-48 codes for the protein MMKPQNIGIILALLACLASFSAASSAGDYEELCRLFKNGTLIRKPGTCHQYIECFDGEGTLKTCPSDQSFDSNKSKCVETLENSHLYCGNRCEGKDGVWVSDPTECHKYFYCSDGVSLAGMCPVGQHFEETSQSCLHGLDSNCVDVNNICEILPDKTKFRKDDDCAYYYECKNGNHVLNSCIDSKNRKYFDVESGSCVEPNKIDCASHSKLNVCSASKTAVYKSDGATCRGYFLCKALEIVADLDPIWMQCPEGYFFDEDLQVCGKANTVVCTHNRCDGRGTSIVASSTNNCHNYIRCVDNKQVEEETCHFDHFFDETISACTSKIIYDKCCDGRD